TCTGGAGCATGGAGCTATTCAGCGGTTACCTGGCTATTTGTCCGAGCAAGGGTACAGACATGTAACAGTGGTATATGATCGATTTACAGGTCCGGCAGCGGGACACGAGGTGGTAAAGAACATCCGAGAAGCGGGCGTTCATGTGGATGAGATATGCATACCAGAGAACAAAGCAGGCGACGTGATCGCCGATGAGGGTGGGATTGTGCAGGTACTGCTCGGTGTGAAACAAGAAAGTCAGGCGATCATTGCTGCTGGTTCAGGGACCATTCATGATCTGGTGCGATTTGTTTGCTCCAAAATGAACAAGCCCTTTCTGTCAGTGCCTACAGCAGCTTCGGTTGACGGATTTACCTCAGCGGGTGCACCTCTTATTGTAAGCGGCGTCAAACAGACTTTCCAGGCGGTACCGCCTAAAGCTATTTTTGCGGACATCGATATTTTGGAGCAAGCCCCCCAAGAGATGAATGCAGCCGGATTCGGAGATATGCTTGGTAAATATACATCACTGGCGGACTGGGTGGTTTCCAGGGATCTGGGTGGAGAACCGTTCTGCCCCGTAGCTTATCGCATGACAGAAGAAGCACTAACTTCCTGTGTGGAGCATGTACAAGGGATCGCTGAAGGACGGGCCGATGGTGTGAGTGTATTGATCGATGCGCTGATTGCTTCCGGCATTTCCATGCTAATCATTGATCATTCTCGTCCGGCATCCGGTGGAGAACATCATCTGTCTCATCGGTGGGAGATGGATCTGATGGAGTCAGGGCACAAGCCTGTTTTGCATGGTGCCAAGGTGGGAGTGGCCTGTGCACTGCTTACCATAAAATACAAAGATCTTGCACAAAAATCCGACGAGCCGGTATTCCAGGTATACAATAATCTGCCGGATGCATCTCAGCTTATAGCTTGGCTTGAGCAAGTTGGGGGACCTACAACGACTGAACAACTAGGTGTATCCATGGAGATGGTGGAACATGCTTTCAACACAGCTCATTTGCTTCGTGATCGTTATACGGGACTGAAATATATCAACGAGATTCTAAACGTGGATTCGAAATAAGGATGGGAAAAATAATATGAACAAGTGTTATCTTATGGATTTAGTTGTACGTACAAATTATGAGTAGATCCTGTAATGTACGAGACAAGGAAGTGTTGTTGTTTGCGCTAGAGGTGCTTGTGCTTAATTCGATAGCAACAAATCACATGAATTTTTGAAAAACACGGTCTTACAAGAGATAAGGATAGATCAAATCAAACGTTATACGAGCTGAATTAGAGTTTGAATTAAGCCTACTCCCTTAAGGGACAGGCTTTTTTTATACTTTATATAAAGTGTTGTGTTAAATTGTTCGTACAAATATATTATGAAAATGAAGCTAACGACGAAGTTATATTTCTTTAAATGATCCATGATTTAATGGACTGGTTGGTTATCATCAATGAGGCACATATGGGTATAAGTCGTCACGCATTTCGACAATGGGATTTTCGCCTCGTTCAGAGAGCACGCTGTACCGGCCCAGGTTAAGGAGTGACTGGGAATGAAGGGAATGATGCATCCAAAGCTGTTTGGAGGGCAGGAGGGCCGCTTATTGCCCCTGAGAGACGATGCTGAGTACACCCGACTGGAGAAATGGTAACCTAATAAAATTTGTACGATGAAAGTGGTATTTTAAAAAGGCTCTGTCTTTCCCAATGGGGAGAGGACAGAGCCTTTTGGTTGTTCGCTAATTTAGTTATTGTGGCGATCTTTCAAGATGACATCTGCGAACAAAATAGTTTTCGGGATGCGGAAAAATTGTTCCGCTTGTTCCTGAAACGCAGCAGAAGGCAGCGTTCCCTGATGCAGCCATTTGCGGAAAGTGCCGGGGTGAACCCCGATCCAGTGGCTGACATCTGTCACCGACAAATCATGGACCATACACAAGCCTGTTAGAATACGGTTGCTAACCGGAGAACGGGTCACCGTACGCTTCATGAAGCGGGAAGGCTCGGGCTGACAAATGACAGGGCTTTTGCGTACCACCTCTTCATTAAAAAGAATGTGGCGCGGGTAGCCGAGCAATTGGCATGCCTTGTCCAAATTGGTACTGCCGGGTATCCGTCCTTCATACACCCACGCGCTGACGCTGCGTGAAGAGATGGATAGATCTTCGGCGAGCTGAGACAACTTGATATCATTGGCCATCAGCACGGCAAGAAGAACACGGTTGCGGATTTGACAGCGTGTCGGTTTTCGGAATCGTTTAACACGGACGCCTTTTCCCAAATATTTACGGTTGATCAGAGACCACGCCTGGATGGAATGTTGTTCTGGTTGATTAGGCATATTTCCTCCGATTTTTTTAACCAAATACTACAATAAGTACGGGGGTACTTTCAAGTGCCGGGTGCACCTGTTTCAAATGAGTGGATGCGCGAATCCGCTACAAAGGAGGAATTATGAACTAGACCAGACGCAATTCACATCCTAGTATATTCCTAGATTACAATGTTTCACTAAATTTAAGGGATCAAATAGATAATGAATAAAAATAAAATGAGTCTAATTACCTATTAGTGAGACTTTAGTACTTTTATCTATTTTTTGTTGATATGATGCGGTTTATTTCCCTGATTTACCCATAAATATTCGATTCCCGTTAAAGGAACCCATTTCCAATGTGCACAAATCTGAAATTAGAAATCCGCGTGTTCAGCAAGGCATGTGGACTGTCAAAATCTCTTATTCTTACATATCTTGTATGGAGATCAAGTGAGAGGGAGAGGTGAGAAACGTGAGTCCATCCGTAAGTACCTTTGCTGCCATTTCAGGGGCGTTCATGACGTTTGCTTTTGGTGGATGGGATCAGCTGCTTAGCTTGCTGGCGGTTGCAATGGCTGTGGATTATATTACGGGTCTCGCTGCGGCAGTAAGAACGGGAAAAGGATTGAATAGTAATGTTGGATTTTGGGGGCTCGCGCGCAAAGGTCTCATGCTAACGGTTATTCTGCTTGCCCACCGAATTGACATGCTCATGGGAACTGACATCATTAAAGGGGGAGCCATCTACTTTTATCTGGTGAATGAGCTGATATCCATTACCGAAAATTATGCCCGCATTGGGCTTCCATTGCCTGACAAGCTCAGACAGGCTATAGCGGTGCTGAAAAAACAGGAGGGGTTGTCTGACAGGGAGTGGCCTCAACCACAGCCGAACGTGGAGAATAAGGAGACAAAAGAACAAGCAGCAGAAGTCGTACCGGAAAAACAGACAAACCAAAGTGAACAGACGGATAATATGTCTCAGGAGAAATCCAAAGCGAATGAAAGCAGCCCTGATTAGATTGTCTTTGAAGAGAACGTTTCCAAGTATCCTTTCGTAATAGAGGACGTTATGATATATTTTGGATACAAGAAAATTCAATCATACCAATTATTATACTTAAATGAGGTGCTTGTTTGATGATTAAACATATTGTTCTGTTTAAAATGAAAGATCTTTCTCCTGAAAGTATCGAAGCGGCTGCGAATGTTCTTCGCAATCTGCAAGGGAAAATTGATGTTCTGATCTCGCTTGAAGTGGGTATTGACGTGCTTCGTTCGGACAGATCTTTTGACATCTCACTTACGGCAGAATTTGCATCACTGGAAGATCTTCAGGCATATCAGGTGCATCCGCTGCATCAGGAAGTCATCAAGTATATGAACGAGGTCAGAGAGCAGTCGATTGCAGTGGACTACGAAATCTAATCTGTTATTCATTCTATTTTGGATAAAGGGGACTCTGCATGAGCGATTTAAGAGACGTTATGGAATTTTTATATATTTTTGTCGTGTTTCTGATCGCTTGTCCTGTGATGTTATTTTGGCTGAAGCGAAGAGGAAAAAGGAACCGATAATTCACTGAACGGGAAGTGAACACATTGTATTACGTAAACAGAGAACAGATTGCCCGCCGGCTTGCTGCCGTACCGGAGGTGGCTGAAGGTCTTCGTCGCGCGTCACAAGCTTGGGATGGCAGTCTCATGCTGGGTCTGGTACAGGAACGCTGTCTTCATCTGGCGATTGAAATCGTTACGGATGTTGGGAGTTATCTCATTGATGGCTTCATCATGCGTGATGCGAGCAGTTATGACGATATTATTGAAATTAACCACGAAGAGAAAGTTTTTGATCATGCAACCTATGAGGTGCTTAGTCGCCTCGTATCGTTGCGCAAGCCGCTCGTTCAGGACTATTACAGCTGGGAGCGGTCTGAACTGCATCCGCTGAGCAGTGACTTGCCGGGCGTGCTTGAACATTTTTCCCATCAGGTCAATACCTATGTGGAAAAAGAACTCGGACCTTTCCAGACTGCACAGGCCGAGGGACAGAGCAAGGAATGAGGGGAAACAGCATGACGAACGAACGGAAAGAAGCTCGAGAAGTAAATAATGAAACGAATGACATACCTTCCGGGTTTCATCCGGTATATATGATTGAGCTGTTATTTCAGGAACGTCCCGTTATAGATCAGGGGCGTTTGCATGATGCACTGAGCCGTCATACCGGACAAGTCCGGCTTGACGTGAAGCGGGGTAATGAGGAGCATAATCCTGAGATGCTGGTTTTCTACCACCTGGATTATAAGGTTTCTTTTCAGGAAGGTAATATTCCAGCACAGACTTGCATGCTCCCCATTACTGAAATTGTAGATCGTGCCCGCTTTGGAGGGGCTTTACAGCAAGCCTGGCATTGGCCAGAAGCAGGACAAGCTATGGAAACGATCCAATATTCTATCCGACTTCATGATATGTTCACTGCTGCCATGCCGCGCAAACAACGACTTGAATTGTTCCAAAAGACGATTCAGGCTGTCATGGAAGTGTTGCCTTGTGAGGCGTTATACTGGTACGGAAGTGACAAATTAGTTGAACCAGAAGCCTATGTGCTGTCACAGGAGCGTGAGGAGCATCTCTACGCTGCGATGAATGTGCGCATGTATCAGGCTGGGGGCACGGAGGAACAGCGTCAGCTGGTTATGGACACGGTAGGTTTGTCAGCACTTGGTGTGCCTGATGTACAGTGTCATTTTATTGGACTCGATCCGGATACGGTAGCCCAGACATTACTGGGTGCCGCCTATTACATATTTGATCAGGGAGATGTTCTACAGGATGGACAGACGCTGGGATCTTCCGGCGGACGACGCTGGCGTTGTGAGCATCAGGCGGCGTTGATTGCACCAGGACGATATGTAATTGACCTGGACCCGGGTGATGAACATGCTGCTGCTCCGCTTGAGCCGGCGCGGCAGACCTGAGACATATCTCGATAACGTCAGAAGGTGCGAAGACGACATCCAGAATTTTTTTTGGTATCCGAGTGTCAGGTCAAGCCCTTGCTGCTTATACTGCATCAACAGAGTAGGCATTCGCCCGGATTGACGAGCAACAGGCCGTTGCTTAGTTATTCGGTACTTCATTTAAGGTAAAGGGAGAGATGAGACGTGAAGGATTCTAACAAAAGTTTGTTGTGGGGAGCATTAATCGGCTCGGTTGTAGGTTCAGTGACAGCTTTGCTGCTGGCGCCAAAATCCGGACGCGAACTTCGTCAAGATATTTCGGAAGGTGCACGTCAGGTGAGTGAGAAGGGTCAGGAACTGGCTAGCAAGGTAGGAGAACAAAGCGCACAGATCGTATCCAAAGTAAAAGAGACGGCAGATGCCGTTATCCAGGATATCCAATCGTGGCGCAATTGCGCTGAAGGTAAAGAAGTGCGCGTATCCGCCGTCATTACTGATTCCGATTCTTCCATCGATGCAGATGCAGCAAATGAGTCTGGCATTGAAGTCATTGCGAAGCTTCCTGCCGACGACTCCAAAGATAACATCTAAAGCTAAGCTTGAACGCGAGCAGGCTTTCCTCCATCTGGAGGGGAGCCTGCTTTGTTGTGCGTGGTCGTGTAGGAGTTGTACGATGCGGCATTTTGTTTGAACCCTGCGATGAAATCGGGTAAGATGTAGGTACCTTTTTGCCTGAAAATTCATACGGTAGGAAGAAAGCTCTGGGAACCAATATGTTAACAGAACCAATTCAATGAAGAAGGAAGCGGTGTGTTCGTGCAGCAAGCAATCGCTATATTAGACTCCGGTGTAGGGGGATTGACGGTCGCCAAGGAAGTGATGCGTCAGCTCCCACGGGAAAAGATCATATATTTTGGAGATACTGCCCGGACACCGTACGGACCCCGTTCGTCCGAACAAGTTAAACAATTCACGGAACAAATCGTTGATTTCTTGATCCAGTTCGATCCGAAGGTTATCGTTATCGCCTGTAATACGGCTACGGCAGCAGCGCTCGACTATATTCGAGCCAAGGTGAATGTGCCTGTCATTGGTGTCATTCATCCTGGAGCACGAGCAGCCATCACAGCGACACGCACAGGACGCATCGGTGTCATTGGCACCGTGGGGACCATTGGAAGTGGTGCATATACGTCTGCACTCAAACAGTTGTCTCCCTATATTGATGTGGTCAGTCAGGCTTGTCCGGCACTTGTGCCACTGGTGGAGCAAGGCGAATTCCGTTCCAAGCAAACGACAAGTACGGTGGAGCAATCTCTAGGCCAGATTAAACAACAGCCGATTGATTGTCTTATTCTGGGTTGTACGCACTATCCTTTTCTCATGGATACCATTCAGGAGGTTATGGGGCAGGAAGTGAAGCTGATTAGTTCGGCAGATGAAACGGCAAGGGAAATCAGTACGATTTTGTATGATAAACGAAAGCTGGCCAGTGGGGATGAGACGCCGGTCCATCAGTTTTTTTGCACAGGGGACCCCCGCATGTTCCAGAATATTACCCGCCAATGGCTCGGAGAGCAGATCTCCAAAACGCCAGTTGTGTGGCAGGTTACCCAATTACCATAACTTTTTTTGATTTCAATGTTTATAAGAATCCCGGAACACTAAGTGTTCCGGGATTCTTTTGTTTATATCCGAAAGTATAAGAAGCTCAGATGTATCATCACGTTTTCTTATGTTGGAGGGATTTACGCGATTCATGTCACATGACGGACAACCAGACCCGCATACATATTACATACAGTAAGGACACAGGCGAGAAAAGGACGGGAGATTACACAATTTCCTAAGGGAAAGGAGATCGACATGGAGCTGCAATGGATTATTGTTCAACAGGGAGATACCTTGTCGCGTATTGCGGCAGCGAACCATATGACGAAGGAGTTACTGGCTGCTCTCAACCCTGAAGCAGCGTCCCAGCCCTATTTGCTAACAGGACAGATGCTGCGCATTACGCCGGGAATGGGACGAAGGTATGCAGTGCAACCAGGGGAGAAAGTGGCTGTGATTGCATTACGTTTTGGAATGAATGAAGAAGAATTGCGCGAGGCCAACCCAGAAATAGCGAACATTCCGGACTGGTGCGGACGATGTATTCATATTCCAGATTCAAATGGAAAAACTATCGTCAAGTTGCAGGGAGAGTATGGTTATCGTGAAATGAGCCGTGATATCGGTTTGCTCGAAAAGAAGTATCCATTTATCGAGATTGGCTCCATTGGCAGCAGTGTCATGGGCAAGGATTTGCCTTATCTGCGTTTGGGTCAAGGCCCCAGACATATTCATGTCAACGCATCAGTTCATGCAAATGAGTGGCTGACAACGGCGGTTCTGATGCGGTTCATTGAAGAATATGCGAAGGCCTACAGTACACATACGCCATGGCATCAATTCCAGACGGAACGCTGGATGCAGGAAACTACGCTGTGGGGTGTGCCCATGGTCAACCCGGATGGAGTTGAATTGGTGCAAGAGGGCGTGGTCAATGATCATCCCCATGCAGAAGAATTGCTGGCATGGAATGCTGGACGCTCCCATTTTACGCATTGGAAGTCTAATATCAGGGGAGTAGACCTTAACGATCAATTCCCGGCTTATTGGGAGGAAGAAGCAGCTAGAAGAGGGATAACGACACCAGGGCCCAGAGATTATGCAGGAACCGCTCCCTTATCGGAACCGGAGGCATGGGCACTTGCACAGTGGACCGAGCAACATCATTTCGATGCTGTCGTTTCGCTGCACAGTCAGGGACAAGAAATTTATTGGAACTACCGAGATTTGGAGCCAAAGGAGAGTGCCCCGCTGTCACGCAGACTGGCAAGGGCTTCGGGGTACAAGGCAGTTAAGCTGGGTGGAA
This window of the Paenibacillus marchantiae genome carries:
- a CDS encoding YtxH domain-containing protein, producing MKDSNKSLLWGALIGSVVGSVTALLLAPKSGRELRQDISEGARQVSEKGQELASKVGEQSAQIVSKVKETADAVIQDIQSWRNCAEGKEVRVSAVITDSDSSIDADAANESGIEVIAKLPADDSKDNI
- a CDS encoding helix-turn-helix domain-containing protein produces the protein MPNQPEQHSIQAWSLINRKYLGKGVRVKRFRKPTRCQIRNRVLLAVLMANDIKLSQLAEDLSISSRSVSAWVYEGRIPGSTNLDKACQLLGYPRHILFNEEVVRKSPVICQPEPSRFMKRTVTRSPVSNRILTGLCMVHDLSVTDVSHWIGVHPGTFRKWLHQGTLPSAAFQEQAEQFFRIPKTILFADVILKDRHNN
- a CDS encoding Dabb family protein, yielding MIKHIVLFKMKDLSPESIEAAANVLRNLQGKIDVLISLEVGIDVLRSDRSFDISLTAEFASLEDLQAYQVHPLHQEVIKYMNEVREQSIAVDYEI
- a CDS encoding sn-glycerol-1-phosphate dehydrogenase, whose protein sequence is MNMNKRIAVWNEEAQNCTCGHDHRLVQMQVYLEHGAIQRLPGYLSEQGYRHVTVVYDRFTGPAAGHEVVKNIREAGVHVDEICIPENKAGDVIADEGGIVQVLLGVKQESQAIIAAGSGTIHDLVRFVCSKMNKPFLSVPTAASVDGFTSAGAPLIVSGVKQTFQAVPPKAIFADIDILEQAPQEMNAAGFGDMLGKYTSLADWVVSRDLGGEPFCPVAYRMTEEALTSCVEHVQGIAEGRADGVSVLIDALIASGISMLIIDHSRPASGGEHHLSHRWEMDLMESGHKPVLHGAKVGVACALLTIKYKDLAQKSDEPVFQVYNNLPDASQLIAWLEQVGGPTTTEQLGVSMEMVEHAFNTAHLLRDRYTGLKYINEILNVDSK
- a CDS encoding DUF4261 domain-containing protein; this translates as MTNERKEAREVNNETNDIPSGFHPVYMIELLFQERPVIDQGRLHDALSRHTGQVRLDVKRGNEEHNPEMLVFYHLDYKVSFQEGNIPAQTCMLPITEIVDRARFGGALQQAWHWPEAGQAMETIQYSIRLHDMFTAAMPRKQRLELFQKTIQAVMEVLPCEALYWYGSDKLVEPEAYVLSQEREEHLYAAMNVRMYQAGGTEEQRQLVMDTVGLSALGVPDVQCHFIGLDPDTVAQTLLGAAYYIFDQGDVLQDGQTLGSSGGRRWRCEHQAALIAPGRYVIDLDPGDEHAAAPLEPARQT
- a CDS encoding DUF86 domain-containing protein, which codes for MYYVNREQIARRLAAVPEVAEGLRRASQAWDGSLMLGLVQERCLHLAIEIVTDVGSYLIDGFIMRDASSYDDIIEINHEEKVFDHATYEVLSRLVSLRKPLVQDYYSWERSELHPLSSDLPGVLEHFSHQVNTYVEKELGPFQTAQAEGQSKE
- the racE gene encoding glutamate racemase, producing MQQAIAILDSGVGGLTVAKEVMRQLPREKIIYFGDTARTPYGPRSSEQVKQFTEQIVDFLIQFDPKVIVIACNTATAAALDYIRAKVNVPVIGVIHPGARAAITATRTGRIGVIGTVGTIGSGAYTSALKQLSPYIDVVSQACPALVPLVEQGEFRSKQTTSTVEQSLGQIKQQPIDCLILGCTHYPFLMDTIQEVMGQEVKLISSADETAREISTILYDKRKLASGDETPVHQFFCTGDPRMFQNITRQWLGEQISKTPVVWQVTQLP
- a CDS encoding M14 family metallopeptidase, which gives rise to MELQWIIVQQGDTLSRIAAANHMTKELLAALNPEAASQPYLLTGQMLRITPGMGRRYAVQPGEKVAVIALRFGMNEEELREANPEIANIPDWCGRCIHIPDSNGKTIVKLQGEYGYREMSRDIGLLEKKYPFIEIGSIGSSVMGKDLPYLRLGQGPRHIHVNASVHANEWLTTAVLMRFIEEYAKAYSTHTPWHQFQTERWMQETTLWGVPMVNPDGVELVQEGVVNDHPHAEELLAWNAGRSHFTHWKSNIRGVDLNDQFPAYWEEEAARRGITTPGPRDYAGTAPLSEPEAWALAQWTEQHHFDAVVSLHSQGQEIYWNYRDLEPKESAPLSRRLARASGYKAVKLGGSDAGYKDWFIQKFRKPGFTVEVGLGVNPLPMDQFDDICVEVGMLLAELLTDREH